A stretch of Manis javanica isolate MJ-LG chromosome 1, MJ_LKY, whole genome shotgun sequence DNA encodes these proteins:
- the ST3GAL5 gene encoding lactosylceramide alpha-2,3-sialyltransferase isoform X3 — translation MHSLCALRVELAQGFLRASPKSLTMTSEYSCGKLRNDCSRPSLKWYSRAQSKMRRPNLLLKDILKFILLVFGVWILYILKLNYTTEECDMKKMHYMDPDRVKRAQKYAQEVLQKECRPQFAKASMAQLFEHRYSSDLLPFVKEAPKEDEAEYKYSPPFGFRKFSSQVQTLLDMLPEHGFPEHLKAKSCRRCVVIGSGGILHGLELGHALNQFDVVIRLNSAPVEGYSEHVGNKTTIRMTYPEGAPLSDLEYYSSDLFVAVLFKSVDFNWLQAMVKNETLPFWVRLFFWKQVAEKIPLQPKHIRILNPVIIKETAFDILQYSEPQSRFWGQDKNIPTMGVIAVVLATHLCDEVSLAGFGYDLSQPKTPLHYFDNLCMAAMNFQTMHNVTTETRFLLQLVKEGVVKDLSGGIHCEF, via the exons CAATGACAAGTGAGTACAGCTGTGGGAAACTGAGAAACGATTGCTCGAGACCCTCCCTGAAATGGTACAGCCGAGCTCAGAGCAAGATGAGAAGACCTAACTTGTTGTTAAAAGACATCCTCAA gtttataTTGCTTGTGTTTGGAGTATGGATCCTTTATATCCTCAAGTTAAATTATACTACAGAAGAATGtgacatgaaaaaaatgcattatatGGACCCTGACCGTGTAAAG agagctcagaaatatgcccaggaagtcttgcaaaaaGAGTGCCGACCCCAGTTTGCGAAGGCATCGATGGCACAGTTGTTTGAGCACAGGTATAGCTCAGACTTACTGCCTTTTGTGAAGGAGGCCCCCAAAGAGGACGAAGCTGAGTACAAGTACAGTCCTCCTTTTGGATTCCGGAAGTTCTCCAGTCAAGTCCAGACCCTCTTGGACATGTTGCCTGAGCACGGCTTCCCTGAACACTTGAAAGCCAAGAGTTGTAGGCGTTGTGTGGTTATTGGAAGCGGTGGAATACTCCATGGACTGGAACTGGGCCATGCCCTGAACCAGTTCGATGTTGTGATAAG gtTAAACAGTGCACCAGTTGAGGGATATTCAGAGCATGTTGGTAATAAAACTACTATAAGGATGACTTATCCAGAGGGCGCGCCACTGTCTGACCTTGAATATTATTCCAGTGACttgtttgttgctgttttgtttaagAGTGTTGACTTCAACTGGCTTCAAGCAATGGTAAAAAATGAAACCCTG CCATTCTGGGTGCGACTTTTCTTTTGGAAGCAGGTGGCAGAAAAAATTCCACTGCAGCCAAAACACATCAGGattctgaatccagttattatCAAAGAGACTGCCTTTGACATCCTTCAGTACTCAGAGCCTCAGTCAAGGTTCTGGGGCCAAGACAag aaCATCCCCACCATGGGTGTCATTGCTGTTGTCTTAGCTACACATCTGTGCGATGAGGTCAGTTTAGCAGGCTTTGGCTATGACCTCAGTCAGCCCAAAACACCTTTGCACTACTTCGACAATCTCTGCATGGCTGCCATGAACTTCCAGACCATGCATAATGTGACTACAGAAACGAGGTTCCTCCTCCAGCTTGTCAAAGAGGGCGTGGTGAAGGATCTCAGTGGAGGCATCCATTGTGAATTTTGA
- the ST3GAL5 gene encoding lactosylceramide alpha-2,3-sialyltransferase isoform X2, with amino-acid sequence MRTKAAGGAERRTLQPRTEAAAAAAPAGRAMTSEYSCGKLRNDCSRPSLKWYSRAQSKMRRPNLLLKDILKFILLVFGVWILYILKLNYTTEECDMKKMHYMDPDRVKRAQKYAQEVLQKECRPQFAKASMAQLFEHRYSSDLLPFVKEAPKEDEAEYKYSPPFGFRKFSSQVQTLLDMLPEHGFPEHLKAKSCRRCVVIGSGGILHGLELGHALNQFDVVIRLNSAPVEGYSEHVGNKTTIRMTYPEGAPLSDLEYYSSDLFVAVLFKSVDFNWLQAMVKNETLPFWVRLFFWKQVAEKIPLQPKHIRILNPVIIKETAFDILQYSEPQSRFWGQDKNIPTMGVIAVVLATHLCDEVSLAGFGYDLSQPKTPLHYFDNLCMAAMNFQTMHNVTTETRFLLQLVKEGVVKDLSGGIHCEF; translated from the exons CAATGACAAGTGAGTACAGCTGTGGGAAACTGAGAAACGATTGCTCGAGACCCTCCCTGAAATGGTACAGCCGAGCTCAGAGCAAGATGAGAAGACCTAACTTGTTGTTAAAAGACATCCTCAA gtttataTTGCTTGTGTTTGGAGTATGGATCCTTTATATCCTCAAGTTAAATTATACTACAGAAGAATGtgacatgaaaaaaatgcattatatGGACCCTGACCGTGTAAAG agagctcagaaatatgcccaggaagtcttgcaaaaaGAGTGCCGACCCCAGTTTGCGAAGGCATCGATGGCACAGTTGTTTGAGCACAGGTATAGCTCAGACTTACTGCCTTTTGTGAAGGAGGCCCCCAAAGAGGACGAAGCTGAGTACAAGTACAGTCCTCCTTTTGGATTCCGGAAGTTCTCCAGTCAAGTCCAGACCCTCTTGGACATGTTGCCTGAGCACGGCTTCCCTGAACACTTGAAAGCCAAGAGTTGTAGGCGTTGTGTGGTTATTGGAAGCGGTGGAATACTCCATGGACTGGAACTGGGCCATGCCCTGAACCAGTTCGATGTTGTGATAAG gtTAAACAGTGCACCAGTTGAGGGATATTCAGAGCATGTTGGTAATAAAACTACTATAAGGATGACTTATCCAGAGGGCGCGCCACTGTCTGACCTTGAATATTATTCCAGTGACttgtttgttgctgttttgtttaagAGTGTTGACTTCAACTGGCTTCAAGCAATGGTAAAAAATGAAACCCTG CCATTCTGGGTGCGACTTTTCTTTTGGAAGCAGGTGGCAGAAAAAATTCCACTGCAGCCAAAACACATCAGGattctgaatccagttattatCAAAGAGACTGCCTTTGACATCCTTCAGTACTCAGAGCCTCAGTCAAGGTTCTGGGGCCAAGACAag aaCATCCCCACCATGGGTGTCATTGCTGTTGTCTTAGCTACACATCTGTGCGATGAGGTCAGTTTAGCAGGCTTTGGCTATGACCTCAGTCAGCCCAAAACACCTTTGCACTACTTCGACAATCTCTGCATGGCTGCCATGAACTTCCAGACCATGCATAATGTGACTACAGAAACGAGGTTCCTCCTCCAGCTTGTCAAAGAGGGCGTGGTGAAGGATCTCAGTGGAGGCATCCATTGTGAATTTTGA
- the ST3GAL5 gene encoding lactosylceramide alpha-2,3-sialyltransferase isoform X6 gives MTYPEGAPLSDLEYYSSDLFVAVLFKSVDFNWLQAMVKNETLPFWVRLFFWKQVAEKIPLQPKHIRILNPVIIKETAFDILQYSEPQSRFWGQDKNIPTMGVIAVVLATHLCDEVSLAGFGYDLSQPKTPLHYFDNLCMAAMNFQTMHNVTTETRFLLQLVKEGVVKDLSGGIHCEF, from the exons ATGACTTATCCAGAGGGCGCGCCACTGTCTGACCTTGAATATTATTCCAGTGACttgtttgttgctgttttgtttaagAGTGTTGACTTCAACTGGCTTCAAGCAATGGTAAAAAATGAAACCCTG CCATTCTGGGTGCGACTTTTCTTTTGGAAGCAGGTGGCAGAAAAAATTCCACTGCAGCCAAAACACATCAGGattctgaatccagttattatCAAAGAGACTGCCTTTGACATCCTTCAGTACTCAGAGCCTCAGTCAAGGTTCTGGGGCCAAGACAag aaCATCCCCACCATGGGTGTCATTGCTGTTGTCTTAGCTACACATCTGTGCGATGAGGTCAGTTTAGCAGGCTTTGGCTATGACCTCAGTCAGCCCAAAACACCTTTGCACTACTTCGACAATCTCTGCATGGCTGCCATGAACTTCCAGACCATGCATAATGTGACTACAGAAACGAGGTTCCTCCTCCAGCTTGTCAAAGAGGGCGTGGTGAAGGATCTCAGTGGAGGCATCCATTGTGAATTTTGA
- the ST3GAL5 gene encoding lactosylceramide alpha-2,3-sialyltransferase isoform X1 has translation MTSEYSCGKLRNDCSRPSLKWYSRAQSKMRRPNLLLKDILKFILLVFGVWILYILKLNYTTEECDMKKMHYMDPDRVKRAQKYAQEVLQKECRPQFAKASMAQLFEHRYSSDLLPFVKEAPKEDEAEYKYSPPFGFRKFSSQVQTLLDMLPEHGFPEHLKAKSCRRCVVIGSGGILHGLELGHALNQFDVVIRLNSAPVEGYSEHVGNKTTIRMTYPEGAPLSDLEYYSSDLFVAVLFKSVDFNWLQAMVKNETLPFWVRLFFWKQVAEKIPLQPKHIRILNPVIIKETAFDILQYSEPQSRFWGQDKNIPTMGVIAVVLATHLCDEVSLAGFGYDLSQPKTPLHYFDNLCMAAMNFQTMHNVTTETRFLLQLVKEGVVKDLSGGIHCEF, from the exons ATGACAAGTGAGTACAGCTGTGGGAAACTGAGAAACGATTGCTCGAGACCCTCCCTGAAATGGTACAGCCGAGCTCAGAGCAAGATGAGAAGACCTAACTTGTTGTTAAAAGACATCCTCAA gtttataTTGCTTGTGTTTGGAGTATGGATCCTTTATATCCTCAAGTTAAATTATACTACAGAAGAATGtgacatgaaaaaaatgcattatatGGACCCTGACCGTGTAAAG agagctcagaaatatgcccaggaagtcttgcaaaaaGAGTGCCGACCCCAGTTTGCGAAGGCATCGATGGCACAGTTGTTTGAGCACAGGTATAGCTCAGACTTACTGCCTTTTGTGAAGGAGGCCCCCAAAGAGGACGAAGCTGAGTACAAGTACAGTCCTCCTTTTGGATTCCGGAAGTTCTCCAGTCAAGTCCAGACCCTCTTGGACATGTTGCCTGAGCACGGCTTCCCTGAACACTTGAAAGCCAAGAGTTGTAGGCGTTGTGTGGTTATTGGAAGCGGTGGAATACTCCATGGACTGGAACTGGGCCATGCCCTGAACCAGTTCGATGTTGTGATAAG gtTAAACAGTGCACCAGTTGAGGGATATTCAGAGCATGTTGGTAATAAAACTACTATAAGGATGACTTATCCAGAGGGCGCGCCACTGTCTGACCTTGAATATTATTCCAGTGACttgtttgttgctgttttgtttaagAGTGTTGACTTCAACTGGCTTCAAGCAATGGTAAAAAATGAAACCCTG CCATTCTGGGTGCGACTTTTCTTTTGGAAGCAGGTGGCAGAAAAAATTCCACTGCAGCCAAAACACATCAGGattctgaatccagttattatCAAAGAGACTGCCTTTGACATCCTTCAGTACTCAGAGCCTCAGTCAAGGTTCTGGGGCCAAGACAag aaCATCCCCACCATGGGTGTCATTGCTGTTGTCTTAGCTACACATCTGTGCGATGAGGTCAGTTTAGCAGGCTTTGGCTATGACCTCAGTCAGCCCAAAACACCTTTGCACTACTTCGACAATCTCTGCATGGCTGCCATGAACTTCCAGACCATGCATAATGTGACTACAGAAACGAGGTTCCTCCTCCAGCTTGTCAAAGAGGGCGTGGTGAAGGATCTCAGTGGAGGCATCCATTGTGAATTTTGA